In a genomic window of Lycium ferocissimum isolate CSIRO_LF1 chromosome 9, AGI_CSIRO_Lferr_CH_V1, whole genome shotgun sequence:
- the LOC132069277 gene encoding probable ADP-ribosylation factor GTPase-activating protein AGD14 gives MNKMFNKMKEEERIEKIIRGLLKLQDNRRCINCNSLGPQYICTTFWTFVCTRCSGVHREFTHRVKSVSMARFSEEEVSALEAGGNERAKEIYLRAWDPYRNSYPDPSDLHRLREFIKHVYVDRKYTGERGRDQLPVVKTSLKDDYEEMYSPGAGNGDRCSSETYSPRKRSDDINLRSYSNIEDRRSPRNYNQGKRSSRERSLPTRFEIVDDRFRDDGNGDVKRYQYHIFSKSESRRTSSSPSAPKIHSIKDILGDKVIPLEVGESPKQSGGVTLESSANDEKMVKEKAAANIGSLIDLETEPQPQQETQQTDPPKEPSNASTPPTSADKVSSMNLLESLFIDMSTPPAVSTEIPPVATVASCNNTQTAGVSPVVSSSFGPTVASPESTVALPGPNDAIAPPTKNLHSAVPMGINSSNAQQSTASFGAAYGQQSTLQSTGNAEAPPTNPSSLPSQAMTALNTSPSNDPKSIGRKELPADLFTMSYPPLAAAVPGWQFPPHSAMAYGMQYHPAAMAISAPPNSARSRNPFDIGQDGPQVQGPEFPSMLPMQAALPTNIQPQPLPYALAMPPQTTNYGMTIPGGAYIGQQIPNNMALARPQGNTSIGKDDSAFASLNPLQQSNPAPAASNSFSSVGGNPFG, from the exons ATGAATAAAATGTTcaataaaatgaaagaagaggaAAGAATAGAAAAGATCATTCGTGGTCTTTTAAAGCTTCAAGACAACAGGAGATGTATCAACTGCAACAGTTTG GGGCCACAATACATTTGCACAACTTTCTGGACATTTGTTTGCACACGTTGCAGCGGGGTGCA CCGCGAGTTCACACATAGGGTAAAATCTGTTTCAATGGCTAGATTTAGTGAAGAAGAAGTTAGTGCTCTGGAAGCTGGAGGTAATGAG CGAGCAAAGGAAATCTACTTGAGAGCATgggatccgtatcgtaattcATATCCAGATCCCAG TGATCTTCACAGACTTCGGGAGTTTATAAAGCATGTTTACGTGGACCGGAAATATACAGGTGAGAGGGGCCGTGACCAGCTTCCCGTAGTGAAAACG agtttaaaagatgactacgaGGAAATGTACAGTCCTGGAGCCGGAAATGGTGACAGATGTTCATCTGAAACATACAGTCCAAGGAAAAGGAGTGATGATATAAACTTGAGATCATATTCCAATATTGAAGATAGAAGAAGTCCCCGTAATTACAACCAAGGTAAGAGGTCTAGCAGGGAGCGGAGCCTACCAACTCGCTTTGAAATAGTTGATGACAGGTTCCGAGATGATGGAAATGGTGATGTTAAGCgatatcaatatcatatattcTCAAAATCAGAATCCAGGCGCACAAGCAGCTCACCTAGTGCCCCTAAAATACATTCAATTAAAGACATTTTAGGTGACAAAGTTATACCACTAGAGGTTGGTGAGTCTCCTAAACAAAGTGGCGGAGTTACTCTTGAAAGCTCTGCTAATGATGAG aaaatggtaaaggaaAAGGCAGCTGCCAACATTGGTAGCTTAATTGATTTAGAAACTGAACCTCAGCCTCAGCAAGAGACACAACAAACAGATCCACCTAAAGAGCCCTCCAATGCCTCAACTCCACCTACCTCAGCAGATAAGGTTTCCAGTATGAATTTACTGGAATCTTTGTTTATTGACATGTCAACTCCACCAGCTGTGTCGACTGAAATTCCACCAGTTGCCACTGTAGCTTCATGCAATAACACTCAAACAGCTGGAGTTTCCCCTGTAGTTTCTAGTAGTTTTGGACCTACGGTGGCTTCGCCTGAGAGTACCGTTGCATTGCCTGGACCAAATGATGCAATAGCACCGCCGACCAAAAATCTGCATTCTGCAGTGCCCATGGGGATCAATAGCTCCAATGCTCAACAAAGTACTGCATCATTTGGAGCTGCGTATGGTCAG CAAAGTACTTTGCAATCTACAGGAAATGCTGAAGCACCACCTACAAATCCATCATCTCTTCCATCTCAAGCGATGACAGCTCTAAATACTAGTCCATCAAATGATCCAAAATCTATAGGAAGAAAAGAACTCCCAGCG GACCTTTTCACAATGAGCTATCCTCCACTTGCTGCAGCTGTTCCAGGTTGGCAATTTCCCCCTCATTCTGCAATGGCGTATGGCATGCAATACCATCCGGCTGCAATG GCAATTTCAGCTCCCCCAAACTCAGCAAGATCAAGAAATCCATTCGATATTGGTCAAGATGGACCTCAAGTTCAAGGCCCAGAG TTCCCTTCCATGTTACCTATGCAAGCAGCACTGCCAACAAATATACAGCCTCAGCCACTTCCTTATGCTTTGGCAATGCCTCCACAGACAACTAACTATGGGATGACCATTCCTGGAG GAGCATACATAGGGCAACAAATACCAAACAACATGGCCCTTGCCAG